The proteins below are encoded in one region of Lagenorhynchus albirostris chromosome 7, mLagAlb1.1, whole genome shotgun sequence:
- the SORBS3 gene encoding vinexin isoform X1, which yields MLDPLTPVPPSSLREVLLIVSWCSRQEENSAHPSPPTPAYPETCAPRSCVGEGQAGPPRISRLWKIRGHAEEQLVPPGSPRLDPSMQASARSLPAALSLDDFIPSHLRAHVGSSPRGTRVPVIRNGVSNTLNFQFHDPAPRTVCNGYFPPRRDASRHPDPAWYQTWPGPGSRPSGNQKTPASQHLQNWSATWTKDSKRLNKRWVKYEGIGPVDESGMPIAPRSSVDSPRDWYRRMFQQIHRKMPDLQLDRTFKEAPKVASSCATSADSRHPGPQQRPAARPGQTSSLSGRSWDISEEFLRNTFNCNAGASSSLHQTPNQVSRHRDKADNVWTEESWNQFLQELETGKKPKKPLVDDPVEKPSQPIEVLLERELAKLSAELDKDLRAIETGQPSPKSSQAPRRSREPRPPARPASAWSSSSPNALYQGSSLSAHRMADGGSPFLGRRDFDYPSSTRDPSASEPGGSPARKEEKKRKAARLKFDFQAQSPKELTLKKGDIVYIHKEVDKNWLEGEHHGRLGIFPANYVEVLPADEIPKPIKPPTYQVLEYGEAVAQYNFKGDLEVELSFRKGERICLIRKVNEHWYEGRISGTGRQGIFPASYVQVTREPRIRVCDDSPQLPASPRLTTARLAHHPSSPLMPRSPFDPTDWGGRTSPRRTGFSFPTQEPRPQTQSLSTLGSALSHPGGSSRPLELGTSPPNTTQIHWTLYRAMYQYRPQNEDELELREGDWVDVMQQCDDGWFVGVSRRTQKFGTFPGNYVAPV from the exons ATGCTGGACCCATTGACCCCCGTGCCTCCATCTTCCCTGCGAGAAGTCCTCCTTATCGTCTCCTGGTGCAGCCGCCAGGAGGAAAACTCagcccacccttccccacccacccctgcatATCCTGAGACGTGCGCCCCCAGGAGCTGTGTTGGGGAGGGTCAGGCTGGGCCACCAAGGATCAGCAGACTCTGGAAAATCAG aGGACACGCAGAGGAGCAGCTGGTACCCCCGGGGTCCCCCCGCCTTGACCCAAGCATGCAGGCCTCAGCCCGCAGCCTCCCAGCTGCGCTCAGCCTGGATGACTTCATCCCCAGCCACCTCCGGGCCCATGTAGGGTCATCCCCCCGGGGGACACGG GTGCCCGTGATCCGGAATGGTGTCTCCAACACCCTTAATTTCCAGTTCCATGACCCTGCGCCCAGGACCGTGTGCAATGGGTACTTCCCACCAAGGAGAGATGCTTCCAGGCACCCAG ACCCTGCCTGGTATCAGACCTGGCCAGGTCCTGGGAGCCGGCCTTCTGGGAACCAGAAGACCCCTGCCTCCCAGCATCTCCAGAACTGGTCAGCCACGTGGACCAAGGATAGCAAACGTCTGAACAAGCGCTGGGTCAAGTATGAGGGAATCGGGCCTGTGGATGAGAGCGGCATGCCTATTGCACCCCGATCT AGTGTTGACAGCCCCAGGGACTGGTACCGGAGAATGTTCCAGCAGATTCACCGGAAAATGCCGG ACCTGCAGCTGGACCGGACCTTCAAGGAAGCCCCCAAAG TGGCTTCTTCCTGTGCCACCTCAGCAGATTCAAGGCATCCAGGGCCCCAGCAAAGACCTGCTGCCAGGCCAGGCCAGACGTCGTCTCTGAGCGG AAGAAGCTGGGATATCTCCGAAGAGTTTCTTAGGAACACCTTCAATTGCAATGCTGGAGCATCCTCCTCCCTGCACCAGACCCCAAATCAG GTGTCCAGACACCGAGACAAAGCAGACAATGTCTGGACGGAAGAATCTTGGAACCAGTTTCTGCAAGAACTAGAGACTGGGAAGAAG CCCAAGAAACCACTGGTGGATGACCCTGTTGAGAAGCCTTCCCAGCCCATCGAG GTCCTGCTGGAGAGAGAGCTGGCCAAGCTGAGCGCCGAGCTGGACAAGGATCTGCGTGCCATTGAGACCGGGCAGCCATCCCCCAAG AGCTCGCAGGCGCCCCGACGGTCCCGGGAGCCGCGGCCCCCCGCGCG CCCGGCCTCCGCCTGGAGCTCCAGTTCCCCGAATGCACTTTACCAGGGTTCCTCCCTGAGCGCCCACAGGATGGCGGACGGAGGAAGCCCGTTCCTAGGTCGGAGGGACTTCGACTACCCTTCCTCAACCCGAG ACCCTAGTGCCTCTGAACCAGGGGGCAGCCCagccaggaaagaagagaagaag AGGAAGGCCGCGCGGCTCAAGTTTGACTTCCAGGCACAGTCCCCGAA GGAGCTGACTCTAAAGAAGGGTGACATTGTCTACATCCACAAGGAGGTGGACAAGAACTGGCTGGAGGGGGAGCACCACGGCCGGCTGGGCATCTTCCCTGCTAATTACGTGGAG GTGCTGCCTGCAGATGAGATCCCCAAGCCCATCAAGCCTCCGACCTACCAGGTGCTGGAGTATGGAGAAGCCGTGGCCCAGTACAACTTCAAGGGGGATCTGGAGGTGGAGCTTTCCTTCCGAAAG GGGGAGCGCATCTGTCTGATCCGCAAGGTGAACGAGCACTGGTACGAGGGCCGCATCTCAGGCACCGGGCGCCAGGGCATCTTCCCTGCCAGCTACGTGCAAGTGACCCGGGAGCCCCGGATTCGGGTCTGCGACGACAGCCCCCAGCTCCCTGCATCTCCCCGCCTGACCACTGCCCGCCTGGCCCATCACCCCAGCTCCCCATTAATGCCGCGCAGCCCATTTGACCCCACCGACTGGGGGGGCCGGACCTCCCCCCGCCGCACTGgcttctccttccccacccagGAGCCCAGACCCCAGACCCAG AGTCTCAGCACCCTTGGGTCAGCTCTGTCCCATCCTGGAGGCTCCAGCCGTCCCCTGGAGCTGGGGACCTCACCCCCCAACACCACTCAGATACACTGGACCCT GTACCGGGCGATGTACCAGTACAGGCCCCAGAATGAGGATGAGCTGGAGCTGCGGGAGGGGGATTGGGTGGATGTCATGCAGCAGTGTGACGACGGCTGGTTTGTAG GTGTCTCCCGGAGGACCCAGAAATTTGGGACGTTCCCTGGAAATTATGTAGCCCCGGTGTGA
- the SORBS3 gene encoding vinexin isoform X4, translated as MLDPLTPVPPSSLREVLLIVSWCSRQEENSAHPSPPTPAYPETCAPRSCVGEGQAGPPRISRLWKIRGHAEEQLVPPGSPRLDPSMQASARSLPAALSLDDFIPSHLRAHVGSSPRGTRFHDPAPRTVCNGYFPPRRDASRHPDPAWYQTWPGPGSRPSGNQKTPASQHLQNWSATWTKDSKRLNKRWVKYEGIGPVDESGMPIAPRSSVDSPRDWYRRMFQQIHRKMPDLQLDRTFKEAPKVASSCATSADSRHPGPQQRPAARPGQTSSLSGRSWDISEEFLRNTFNCNAGASSSLHQTPNQVSRHRDKADNVWTEESWNQFLQELETGKKPKKPLVDDPVEKPSQPIEVLLERELAKLSAELDKDLRAIETGQPSPKSSQAPRRSREPRPPARPASAWSSSSPNALYQGSSLSAHRMADGGSPFLGRRDFDYPSSTRDPSASEPGGSPARKEEKKRKAARLKFDFQAQSPKELTLKKGDIVYIHKEVDKNWLEGEHHGRLGIFPANYVEVLPADEIPKPIKPPTYQVLEYGEAVAQYNFKGDLEVELSFRKGERICLIRKVNEHWYEGRISGTGRQGIFPASYVQVTREPRIRVCDDSPQLPASPRLTTARLAHHPSSPLMPRSPFDPTDWGGRTSPRRTGFSFPTQEPRPQTQSLSTLGSALSHPGGSSRPLELGTSPPNTTQIHWTLYRAMYQYRPQNEDELELREGDWVDVMQQCDDGWFVGVSRRTQKFGTFPGNYVAPV; from the exons ATGCTGGACCCATTGACCCCCGTGCCTCCATCTTCCCTGCGAGAAGTCCTCCTTATCGTCTCCTGGTGCAGCCGCCAGGAGGAAAACTCagcccacccttccccacccacccctgcatATCCTGAGACGTGCGCCCCCAGGAGCTGTGTTGGGGAGGGTCAGGCTGGGCCACCAAGGATCAGCAGACTCTGGAAAATCAG aGGACACGCAGAGGAGCAGCTGGTACCCCCGGGGTCCCCCCGCCTTGACCCAAGCATGCAGGCCTCAGCCCGCAGCCTCCCAGCTGCGCTCAGCCTGGATGACTTCATCCCCAGCCACCTCCGGGCCCATGTAGGGTCATCCCCCCGGGGGACACGG TTCCATGACCCTGCGCCCAGGACCGTGTGCAATGGGTACTTCCCACCAAGGAGAGATGCTTCCAGGCACCCAG ACCCTGCCTGGTATCAGACCTGGCCAGGTCCTGGGAGCCGGCCTTCTGGGAACCAGAAGACCCCTGCCTCCCAGCATCTCCAGAACTGGTCAGCCACGTGGACCAAGGATAGCAAACGTCTGAACAAGCGCTGGGTCAAGTATGAGGGAATCGGGCCTGTGGATGAGAGCGGCATGCCTATTGCACCCCGATCT AGTGTTGACAGCCCCAGGGACTGGTACCGGAGAATGTTCCAGCAGATTCACCGGAAAATGCCGG ACCTGCAGCTGGACCGGACCTTCAAGGAAGCCCCCAAAG TGGCTTCTTCCTGTGCCACCTCAGCAGATTCAAGGCATCCAGGGCCCCAGCAAAGACCTGCTGCCAGGCCAGGCCAGACGTCGTCTCTGAGCGG AAGAAGCTGGGATATCTCCGAAGAGTTTCTTAGGAACACCTTCAATTGCAATGCTGGAGCATCCTCCTCCCTGCACCAGACCCCAAATCAG GTGTCCAGACACCGAGACAAAGCAGACAATGTCTGGACGGAAGAATCTTGGAACCAGTTTCTGCAAGAACTAGAGACTGGGAAGAAG CCCAAGAAACCACTGGTGGATGACCCTGTTGAGAAGCCTTCCCAGCCCATCGAG GTCCTGCTGGAGAGAGAGCTGGCCAAGCTGAGCGCCGAGCTGGACAAGGATCTGCGTGCCATTGAGACCGGGCAGCCATCCCCCAAG AGCTCGCAGGCGCCCCGACGGTCCCGGGAGCCGCGGCCCCCCGCGCG CCCGGCCTCCGCCTGGAGCTCCAGTTCCCCGAATGCACTTTACCAGGGTTCCTCCCTGAGCGCCCACAGGATGGCGGACGGAGGAAGCCCGTTCCTAGGTCGGAGGGACTTCGACTACCCTTCCTCAACCCGAG ACCCTAGTGCCTCTGAACCAGGGGGCAGCCCagccaggaaagaagagaagaag AGGAAGGCCGCGCGGCTCAAGTTTGACTTCCAGGCACAGTCCCCGAA GGAGCTGACTCTAAAGAAGGGTGACATTGTCTACATCCACAAGGAGGTGGACAAGAACTGGCTGGAGGGGGAGCACCACGGCCGGCTGGGCATCTTCCCTGCTAATTACGTGGAG GTGCTGCCTGCAGATGAGATCCCCAAGCCCATCAAGCCTCCGACCTACCAGGTGCTGGAGTATGGAGAAGCCGTGGCCCAGTACAACTTCAAGGGGGATCTGGAGGTGGAGCTTTCCTTCCGAAAG GGGGAGCGCATCTGTCTGATCCGCAAGGTGAACGAGCACTGGTACGAGGGCCGCATCTCAGGCACCGGGCGCCAGGGCATCTTCCCTGCCAGCTACGTGCAAGTGACCCGGGAGCCCCGGATTCGGGTCTGCGACGACAGCCCCCAGCTCCCTGCATCTCCCCGCCTGACCACTGCCCGCCTGGCCCATCACCCCAGCTCCCCATTAATGCCGCGCAGCCCATTTGACCCCACCGACTGGGGGGGCCGGACCTCCCCCCGCCGCACTGgcttctccttccccacccagGAGCCCAGACCCCAGACCCAG AGTCTCAGCACCCTTGGGTCAGCTCTGTCCCATCCTGGAGGCTCCAGCCGTCCCCTGGAGCTGGGGACCTCACCCCCCAACACCACTCAGATACACTGGACCCT GTACCGGGCGATGTACCAGTACAGGCCCCAGAATGAGGATGAGCTGGAGCTGCGGGAGGGGGATTGGGTGGATGTCATGCAGCAGTGTGACGACGGCTGGTTTGTAG GTGTCTCCCGGAGGACCCAGAAATTTGGGACGTTCCCTGGAAATTATGTAGCCCCGGTGTGA
- the SORBS3 gene encoding vinexin isoform X2, translated as MLDPLTPVPPSSLREVLLIVSWCSRQEENSAHPSPPTPAYPETCAPRSCVGEGQAGPPRISRLWKIRGHAEEQLVPPGSPRLDPSMQASARSLPAALSLDDFIPSHLRAHVGSSPRGTRVPVIRNGVSNTLNFQFHDPAPRTVCNGYFPPRRDASRHPDPAWYQTWPGPGSRPSGNQKTPASQHLQNWSATWTKDSKRLNKRWVKYEGIGPVDESGMPIAPRSSVDSPRDWYRRMFQQIHRKMPDLQLDRTFKEAPKVASSCATSADSRHPGPQQRPAARPGQTSSLSGRSWDISEEFLRNTFNCNAGASSSLHQTPNQVSRHRDKADNVWTEESWNQFLQELETGKKPKKPLVDDPVEKPSQPIEVLLERELAKLSAELDKDLRAIETGQPSPKSSQAPRRSREPRPPARPASAWSSSSPNALYQGSSLSAHRMADGGSPFLGRRDFDYPSSTRDPSASEPGGSPARKEEKKRKAARLKFDFQAQSPKELTLKKGDIVYIHKEVDKNWLEGEHHGRLGIFPANYVEVLPADEIPKPIKPPTYQVLEYGEAVAQYNFKGDLEVELSFRKGERICLIRKVNEHWYEGRISGTGRQGIFPASYVQVTREPRIRVCDDSPQLPASPRLTTARLAHHPSSPLMPRSPFDPTDWGGRTSPRRTGFSFPTQEPRPQTQSLSTLGSALSHPGGSSRPLELGTSPPNTTQIHWTLCLPEDPEIWDVPWKLCSPGVSGLHGNSEPSQDGMGSRALMGGREDAPPSSSPRT; from the exons ATGCTGGACCCATTGACCCCCGTGCCTCCATCTTCCCTGCGAGAAGTCCTCCTTATCGTCTCCTGGTGCAGCCGCCAGGAGGAAAACTCagcccacccttccccacccacccctgcatATCCTGAGACGTGCGCCCCCAGGAGCTGTGTTGGGGAGGGTCAGGCTGGGCCACCAAGGATCAGCAGACTCTGGAAAATCAG aGGACACGCAGAGGAGCAGCTGGTACCCCCGGGGTCCCCCCGCCTTGACCCAAGCATGCAGGCCTCAGCCCGCAGCCTCCCAGCTGCGCTCAGCCTGGATGACTTCATCCCCAGCCACCTCCGGGCCCATGTAGGGTCATCCCCCCGGGGGACACGG GTGCCCGTGATCCGGAATGGTGTCTCCAACACCCTTAATTTCCAGTTCCATGACCCTGCGCCCAGGACCGTGTGCAATGGGTACTTCCCACCAAGGAGAGATGCTTCCAGGCACCCAG ACCCTGCCTGGTATCAGACCTGGCCAGGTCCTGGGAGCCGGCCTTCTGGGAACCAGAAGACCCCTGCCTCCCAGCATCTCCAGAACTGGTCAGCCACGTGGACCAAGGATAGCAAACGTCTGAACAAGCGCTGGGTCAAGTATGAGGGAATCGGGCCTGTGGATGAGAGCGGCATGCCTATTGCACCCCGATCT AGTGTTGACAGCCCCAGGGACTGGTACCGGAGAATGTTCCAGCAGATTCACCGGAAAATGCCGG ACCTGCAGCTGGACCGGACCTTCAAGGAAGCCCCCAAAG TGGCTTCTTCCTGTGCCACCTCAGCAGATTCAAGGCATCCAGGGCCCCAGCAAAGACCTGCTGCCAGGCCAGGCCAGACGTCGTCTCTGAGCGG AAGAAGCTGGGATATCTCCGAAGAGTTTCTTAGGAACACCTTCAATTGCAATGCTGGAGCATCCTCCTCCCTGCACCAGACCCCAAATCAG GTGTCCAGACACCGAGACAAAGCAGACAATGTCTGGACGGAAGAATCTTGGAACCAGTTTCTGCAAGAACTAGAGACTGGGAAGAAG CCCAAGAAACCACTGGTGGATGACCCTGTTGAGAAGCCTTCCCAGCCCATCGAG GTCCTGCTGGAGAGAGAGCTGGCCAAGCTGAGCGCCGAGCTGGACAAGGATCTGCGTGCCATTGAGACCGGGCAGCCATCCCCCAAG AGCTCGCAGGCGCCCCGACGGTCCCGGGAGCCGCGGCCCCCCGCGCG CCCGGCCTCCGCCTGGAGCTCCAGTTCCCCGAATGCACTTTACCAGGGTTCCTCCCTGAGCGCCCACAGGATGGCGGACGGAGGAAGCCCGTTCCTAGGTCGGAGGGACTTCGACTACCCTTCCTCAACCCGAG ACCCTAGTGCCTCTGAACCAGGGGGCAGCCCagccaggaaagaagagaagaag AGGAAGGCCGCGCGGCTCAAGTTTGACTTCCAGGCACAGTCCCCGAA GGAGCTGACTCTAAAGAAGGGTGACATTGTCTACATCCACAAGGAGGTGGACAAGAACTGGCTGGAGGGGGAGCACCACGGCCGGCTGGGCATCTTCCCTGCTAATTACGTGGAG GTGCTGCCTGCAGATGAGATCCCCAAGCCCATCAAGCCTCCGACCTACCAGGTGCTGGAGTATGGAGAAGCCGTGGCCCAGTACAACTTCAAGGGGGATCTGGAGGTGGAGCTTTCCTTCCGAAAG GGGGAGCGCATCTGTCTGATCCGCAAGGTGAACGAGCACTGGTACGAGGGCCGCATCTCAGGCACCGGGCGCCAGGGCATCTTCCCTGCCAGCTACGTGCAAGTGACCCGGGAGCCCCGGATTCGGGTCTGCGACGACAGCCCCCAGCTCCCTGCATCTCCCCGCCTGACCACTGCCCGCCTGGCCCATCACCCCAGCTCCCCATTAATGCCGCGCAGCCCATTTGACCCCACCGACTGGGGGGGCCGGACCTCCCCCCGCCGCACTGgcttctccttccccacccagGAGCCCAGACCCCAGACCCAG AGTCTCAGCACCCTTGGGTCAGCTCTGTCCCATCCTGGAGGCTCCAGCCGTCCCCTGGAGCTGGGGACCTCACCCCCCAACACCACTCAGATACACTGGACCCT GTGTCTCCCGGAGGACCCAGAAATTTGGGACGTTCCCTGGAAATTATGTAGCCCCGGTGTGAGTGGTCTCCATGGCAACTCGGAGCCCAGCCAGGATGGGATGGGGAGCAGAGCACTTATGGGCGGGAGAGAGGACGCCCCCCCATCCTCCTCCCCCAGGACCTGA
- the SORBS3 gene encoding vinexin isoform X3, whose amino-acid sequence MLDPLTPVPPSSLREVLLIVSWCSRQEENSAHPSPPTPAYPETCAPRSCVGEGQAGPPRISRLWKIRGHAEEQLVPPGSPRLDPSMQASARSLPAALSLDDFIPSHLRAHVGSSPRGTRVPVIRNGVSNTLNFQFHDPAPRTVCNGYFPPRRDASRHPDPAWYQTWPGPGSRPSGNQKTPASQHLQNWSATWTKDSKRLNKRWVKYEGIGPVDESGMPIAPRSSVDSPRDWYRRMFQQIHRKMPDLQLDRTFKEAPKADSRHPGPQQRPAARPGQTSSLSGRSWDISEEFLRNTFNCNAGASSSLHQTPNQVSRHRDKADNVWTEESWNQFLQELETGKKPKKPLVDDPVEKPSQPIEVLLERELAKLSAELDKDLRAIETGQPSPKSSQAPRRSREPRPPARPASAWSSSSPNALYQGSSLSAHRMADGGSPFLGRRDFDYPSSTRDPSASEPGGSPARKEEKKRKAARLKFDFQAQSPKELTLKKGDIVYIHKEVDKNWLEGEHHGRLGIFPANYVEVLPADEIPKPIKPPTYQVLEYGEAVAQYNFKGDLEVELSFRKGERICLIRKVNEHWYEGRISGTGRQGIFPASYVQVTREPRIRVCDDSPQLPASPRLTTARLAHHPSSPLMPRSPFDPTDWGGRTSPRRTGFSFPTQEPRPQTQSLSTLGSALSHPGGSSRPLELGTSPPNTTQIHWTLYRAMYQYRPQNEDELELREGDWVDVMQQCDDGWFVGVSRRTQKFGTFPGNYVAPV is encoded by the exons ATGCTGGACCCATTGACCCCCGTGCCTCCATCTTCCCTGCGAGAAGTCCTCCTTATCGTCTCCTGGTGCAGCCGCCAGGAGGAAAACTCagcccacccttccccacccacccctgcatATCCTGAGACGTGCGCCCCCAGGAGCTGTGTTGGGGAGGGTCAGGCTGGGCCACCAAGGATCAGCAGACTCTGGAAAATCAG aGGACACGCAGAGGAGCAGCTGGTACCCCCGGGGTCCCCCCGCCTTGACCCAAGCATGCAGGCCTCAGCCCGCAGCCTCCCAGCTGCGCTCAGCCTGGATGACTTCATCCCCAGCCACCTCCGGGCCCATGTAGGGTCATCCCCCCGGGGGACACGG GTGCCCGTGATCCGGAATGGTGTCTCCAACACCCTTAATTTCCAGTTCCATGACCCTGCGCCCAGGACCGTGTGCAATGGGTACTTCCCACCAAGGAGAGATGCTTCCAGGCACCCAG ACCCTGCCTGGTATCAGACCTGGCCAGGTCCTGGGAGCCGGCCTTCTGGGAACCAGAAGACCCCTGCCTCCCAGCATCTCCAGAACTGGTCAGCCACGTGGACCAAGGATAGCAAACGTCTGAACAAGCGCTGGGTCAAGTATGAGGGAATCGGGCCTGTGGATGAGAGCGGCATGCCTATTGCACCCCGATCT AGTGTTGACAGCCCCAGGGACTGGTACCGGAGAATGTTCCAGCAGATTCACCGGAAAATGCCGG ACCTGCAGCTGGACCGGACCTTCAAGGAAGCCCCCAAAG CAGATTCAAGGCATCCAGGGCCCCAGCAAAGACCTGCTGCCAGGCCAGGCCAGACGTCGTCTCTGAGCGG AAGAAGCTGGGATATCTCCGAAGAGTTTCTTAGGAACACCTTCAATTGCAATGCTGGAGCATCCTCCTCCCTGCACCAGACCCCAAATCAG GTGTCCAGACACCGAGACAAAGCAGACAATGTCTGGACGGAAGAATCTTGGAACCAGTTTCTGCAAGAACTAGAGACTGGGAAGAAG CCCAAGAAACCACTGGTGGATGACCCTGTTGAGAAGCCTTCCCAGCCCATCGAG GTCCTGCTGGAGAGAGAGCTGGCCAAGCTGAGCGCCGAGCTGGACAAGGATCTGCGTGCCATTGAGACCGGGCAGCCATCCCCCAAG AGCTCGCAGGCGCCCCGACGGTCCCGGGAGCCGCGGCCCCCCGCGCG CCCGGCCTCCGCCTGGAGCTCCAGTTCCCCGAATGCACTTTACCAGGGTTCCTCCCTGAGCGCCCACAGGATGGCGGACGGAGGAAGCCCGTTCCTAGGTCGGAGGGACTTCGACTACCCTTCCTCAACCCGAG ACCCTAGTGCCTCTGAACCAGGGGGCAGCCCagccaggaaagaagagaagaag AGGAAGGCCGCGCGGCTCAAGTTTGACTTCCAGGCACAGTCCCCGAA GGAGCTGACTCTAAAGAAGGGTGACATTGTCTACATCCACAAGGAGGTGGACAAGAACTGGCTGGAGGGGGAGCACCACGGCCGGCTGGGCATCTTCCCTGCTAATTACGTGGAG GTGCTGCCTGCAGATGAGATCCCCAAGCCCATCAAGCCTCCGACCTACCAGGTGCTGGAGTATGGAGAAGCCGTGGCCCAGTACAACTTCAAGGGGGATCTGGAGGTGGAGCTTTCCTTCCGAAAG GGGGAGCGCATCTGTCTGATCCGCAAGGTGAACGAGCACTGGTACGAGGGCCGCATCTCAGGCACCGGGCGCCAGGGCATCTTCCCTGCCAGCTACGTGCAAGTGACCCGGGAGCCCCGGATTCGGGTCTGCGACGACAGCCCCCAGCTCCCTGCATCTCCCCGCCTGACCACTGCCCGCCTGGCCCATCACCCCAGCTCCCCATTAATGCCGCGCAGCCCATTTGACCCCACCGACTGGGGGGGCCGGACCTCCCCCCGCCGCACTGgcttctccttccccacccagGAGCCCAGACCCCAGACCCAG AGTCTCAGCACCCTTGGGTCAGCTCTGTCCCATCCTGGAGGCTCCAGCCGTCCCCTGGAGCTGGGGACCTCACCCCCCAACACCACTCAGATACACTGGACCCT GTACCGGGCGATGTACCAGTACAGGCCCCAGAATGAGGATGAGCTGGAGCTGCGGGAGGGGGATTGGGTGGATGTCATGCAGCAGTGTGACGACGGCTGGTTTGTAG GTGTCTCCCGGAGGACCCAGAAATTTGGGACGTTCCCTGGAAATTATGTAGCCCCGGTGTGA